The Cohnella abietis genome has a segment encoding these proteins:
- the nusG gene encoding transcription termination/antitermination protein NusG — translation MEKRWYVVHTYSGYENKVKANLEKRVESMGMQDKIFRVLVPMEEEIVNKDGKKKTVMRKVYPGYVLVEMVQTDDSWYVVRNTPGVTGFVGSTGSGSKPTALLPDEVEGILKHMGMDEPKPVIDFEIKENVRVMVGPFANFVGSVEEILPEKSKLKVHVNMFGRETPVELDFTQVEKI, via the coding sequence ATGGAGAAAAGATGGTATGTAGTACACACGTACTCCGGTTACGAGAACAAAGTTAAAGCTAACCTGGAGAAACGTGTGGAGTCTATGGGTATGCAAGACAAGATCTTCCGCGTCCTTGTGCCAATGGAAGAAGAAATTGTAAACAAGGACGGTAAGAAAAAGACGGTTATGCGTAAAGTATATCCCGGCTATGTTCTTGTCGAGATGGTACAAACGGACGATTCTTGGTACGTGGTTCGCAATACTCCGGGTGTAACTGGATTTGTTGGCTCCACAGGTTCGGGATCGAAACCAACGGCACTTCTTCCTGATGAAGTAGAAGGAATTCTAAAGCATATGGGAATGGACGAGCCGAAGCCGGTTATCGATTTCGAGATCAAAGAAAACGTTCGGGTTATGGTGGGTCCTTTTGCCAACTTTGTCGGATCTGTAGAAGAAATTCTGCCCGAGAAAAGCAAGCTTAAGGTTCACGTTAACATGTTTGGAAGGGAAACTCCGGTTGAATTGGACTTCACACAAGTGGAGAAGATTTAA
- the secE gene encoding preprotein translocase subunit SecE: MTFLAKMKQNFGSFFSFFGDSWNELKKVRWPSRKELVSYTIIVIVTVLLVTIYFWVLDIGISSLVDLII, encoded by the coding sequence GTGACTTTCCTGGCCAAAATGAAACAAAACTTTGGGTCCTTTTTTTCGTTTTTCGGTGATAGCTGGAACGAATTAAAGAAAGTCCGTTGGCCCAGCCGGAAAGAGCTCGTCAGCTACACAATCATTGTTATTGTGACGGTGCTGCTGGTTACGATCTACTTCTGGGTTCTGGACATCGGTATTTCATCCCTCGTCGATTTAATCATTTGA
- the rpmG gene encoding 50S ribosomal protein L33, whose protein sequence is MRVIITLACTNCKHRNYTSSKNKRTHADRIELKKFCRFCNEHTPHRETR, encoded by the coding sequence ATGCGGGTGATTATCACTCTAGCTTGCACGAACTGCAAGCATCGGAACTACACGTCGAGCAAGAACAAACGGACGCACGCCGATCGCATCGAGTTGAAGAAGTTCTGCAGATTTTGCAATGAACATACTCCTCATCGCGAGACGCGCTAA
- the sigH gene encoding RNA polymerase sporulation sigma factor SigH encodes MSVDLERLATREYDFKADEDIVEFVRTGDSEALEYLIHKYRNFVRAKARSYFLIGAEREDIVQEGMIGLYKAIRDFKSDKLASFKAFAEICITRQIITAIKTATRQKHIPLNSYVSLDKPIYDEDSDRTLLDVICGSRVCDPEEMIINQEEFYGLEDKMSEILSDLERKVLMLYLDGRSYQEIAVDLDRHVKSIDNALQRVKRKLERYLEARDLAQ; translated from the coding sequence GTGAGCGTCGACTTGGAGAGACTGGCAACGCGTGAATACGACTTCAAGGCCGACGAGGACATCGTAGAGTTCGTTCGCACGGGTGACAGTGAAGCGTTGGAGTATCTTATTCATAAATATCGAAATTTCGTGCGGGCGAAAGCGCGCTCTTATTTTCTAATAGGTGCTGAGCGAGAAGATATTGTGCAAGAAGGAATGATCGGCTTATACAAAGCGATCCGTGACTTCAAAAGCGATAAGCTAGCTTCATTTAAGGCTTTTGCTGAGATATGCATTACTCGTCAGATCATTACTGCAATTAAAACTGCCACTAGGCAGAAGCATATTCCGCTCAATTCCTATGTTTCTTTGGACAAGCCGATCTATGACGAGGACTCTGATCGAACATTGCTCGATGTTATCTGCGGTTCAAGAGTATGTGATCCGGAGGAAATGATTATTAACCAAGAGGAGTTTTACGGCCTCGAGGATAAGATGTCTGAAATCTTGAGCGATTTAGAACGCAAGGTACTTATGCTATACCTGGACGGACGCTCTTATCAGGAAATTGCCGTTGATCTCGACAGGCACGTGAAGTCAATTGATAACGCTTTGCAACGAGTGAAGCGTAAGCTTGAGCGGTATCTTGAGGCACGCGACCTTGCTCAATAA
- a CDS encoding NYN domain-containing protein encodes MRLCANVSRSSRKAAHRSRVRFKDVRATRNFQREDVLLVDGYNIIGSWPELVALKQEKLEDARDQLLSMLADYQSYAGLIVIVVFDAFRVPGAGAEYNHRKKMQIVYTRERETADECIERLVGEWTSVRRNIYVATSDQVEQHVAFGRGALRVTAHELRIEVRQSRTDIQTVIKRDSPIKKNPLDAVLSDEVQRRLERMRRGLSDN; translated from the coding sequence ATGAGGTTGTGCGCCAACGTCAGCAGGAGCTCAAGAAAAGCGGCGCATCGCAGTCGAGTCCGGTTTAAGGACGTGCGAGCAACGCGCAATTTCCAACGCGAAGATGTGCTGCTGGTGGACGGCTACAATATCATCGGCTCTTGGCCAGAGCTGGTTGCATTGAAGCAAGAGAAGCTGGAGGATGCTCGAGATCAGCTCTTGAGCATGCTTGCGGATTACCAGAGCTACGCGGGACTCATCGTTATCGTCGTATTCGATGCTTTCCGCGTTCCAGGCGCGGGCGCGGAGTACAATCATCGTAAGAAAATGCAAATCGTGTATACCCGAGAACGGGAAACGGCCGATGAATGCATTGAACGCTTGGTTGGAGAGTGGACGTCAGTTCGACGCAATATTTATGTGGCAACATCGGATCAGGTAGAGCAGCATGTGGCATTCGGACGGGGAGCTTTGCGGGTTACAGCACACGAGCTGCGAATCGAAGTGCGGCAAAGTAGAACAGACATTCAGACGGTAATAAAAAGAGATTCGCCGATAAAAAAGAATCCGCTGGATGCTGTTTTGTCAGATGAGGTACAGCGCAGATTGGAACGAATGAGAAGAGGACTTAGTGATAATTAA
- the rlmB gene encoding 23S rRNA (guanosine(2251)-2'-O)-methyltransferase RlmB, translated as MSDYKPRAPGNRGPVERKTRAGWQAANNGRKDNDKSNPVAPANKESALDKELWAAESSLSGEEEYLAGKHPVLEAMKAGRSINKIFMSNQAQRSLVQPIMEEAKARGIVVQQVDKSKLDRLVPDLQHQGVVAQAAAVAYVEVDELLARAAAKGEVPLIVLLDEIEDPHNLGSVLRIADCTGVHGVIIPKRRSAGLTAVVAKTSAGAVEYVPVARVANLVQTMEKLKAAGLWIAGADGGAKEGFYDTSLTGPLAIVIGNEGQGLSRLVRERCDFILSLPMVGQINSLNASVAAGVILYEVVRQRQQELKKSGASQSSPV; from the coding sequence ATGAGTGATTACAAGCCGAGAGCACCGGGAAACCGTGGCCCTGTAGAACGTAAAACCAGAGCAGGGTGGCAGGCTGCAAATAACGGACGTAAAGACAATGACAAGTCGAATCCAGTAGCTCCTGCAAACAAGGAATCTGCATTGGATAAAGAGCTATGGGCAGCTGAAAGCTCGTTGAGCGGTGAAGAAGAATATTTGGCTGGTAAGCACCCAGTGCTAGAAGCGATGAAGGCAGGACGATCAATTAACAAAATTTTCATGTCCAATCAGGCACAGCGCAGCCTTGTTCAGCCCATCATGGAAGAGGCTAAAGCCCGTGGAATAGTCGTCCAGCAGGTGGATAAGAGCAAGCTCGACCGACTCGTTCCGGACCTTCAGCATCAGGGAGTTGTTGCACAAGCGGCTGCAGTCGCATATGTTGAGGTTGACGAGCTACTCGCGCGTGCAGCTGCCAAGGGTGAAGTTCCGCTTATCGTCCTGTTGGACGAGATTGAGGACCCGCATAATTTAGGCTCGGTTTTGCGGATTGCAGATTGCACAGGTGTGCATGGTGTCATTATTCCTAAGCGCAGAAGTGCGGGTCTTACGGCAGTTGTTGCCAAGACATCAGCTGGCGCTGTCGAATATGTACCTGTTGCGCGTGTAGCTAACCTCGTACAGACGATGGAGAAGCTCAAGGCTGCCGGTCTCTGGATTGCAGGAGCGGATGGAGGGGCCAAGGAAGGCTTCTACGACACGAGCCTTACAGGGCCGCTGGCGATCGTTATTGGCAATGAAGGGCAAGGGCTTTCTAGGTTAGTTCGGGAAAGATGTGATTTTATTCTCTCCCTTCCGATGGTTGGACAAATTAATTCCTTGAATGCTTCTGTTGCAGCAGGGGTTATCCTGTATGAGGTTGTGCGCCAACGTCAGCAGGAGCTCAAGAAAAGCGGCGCATCGCAGTCGAGTCCGGTTTAA
- a CDS encoding Mini-ribonuclease 3 yields MERVSKVIDPVISPVVPTDVPINMLSPVVLAYVGDAVFEIYIRQRLVAGFNRKPHELHRAATGYVSAAAQAKLLERWVPLLSEEEADIVRRGRNTKSGQPPKNADPADYRHATALECLVGHLYYHGQKERLEQLMDLAFVTNKQD; encoded by the coding sequence ATGGAGCGGGTAAGTAAAGTTATAGACCCCGTTATTTCACCCGTCGTGCCTACAGATGTGCCGATTAATATGTTATCTCCTGTTGTCCTGGCTTATGTTGGAGATGCTGTCTTTGAAATATACATTAGACAACGCCTAGTGGCAGGATTCAATCGAAAGCCGCATGAGCTGCATCGTGCGGCGACAGGCTACGTTTCTGCAGCTGCACAAGCTAAGCTTCTAGAGAGATGGGTACCCCTTCTTTCGGAAGAGGAAGCCGATATTGTGCGTCGCGGACGTAACACGAAGTCAGGACAGCCCCCTAAGAACGCTGATCCTGCTGATTATCGTCATGCTACTGCATTAGAATGCTTAGTCGGACATTTGTATTACCATGGGCAAAAGGAACGGTTGGAGCAGCTGATGGACCTTGCATTTGTGACCAATAAACAAGATTAA
- the cysS gene encoding cysteine--tRNA ligase produces MKLKIYDSMTRAPQTFVPREPGKVNMYVCGPTVYDYIHIGNARPVIFFDVVRRYLEAIGLEVNYIVNYTDVDDKMIRKANELGITVPELAERFILAFKEDRAALGAHDPTISPRVTENITEIVTFIESLVEKGSAYESGGDVYFRTGSFPEYGKLSHKNLDELQYGIRIDVDERKENPQDFVLWKTAKPGEIHWPSPWGEGRPGWHIECSAMVHKYAGNTLDIHGGGHDLQFPHHECEIAQSESLTGQPLSRYWMHNGFVNINNEKMSKSLGNGINVRQLLKKTSKYTIRYLMLATHYRSPLNFSDETIRQATNSIERLTNCRDNVRHRLSSVATGTLALAGDEALKQRLDKLKEEFHSRMEDDFSTPDAITAWFGLVTEVNTYLQREAVSESDLLLILTRIEEMNGVLGLLPQIEEAGLLDEEVDSLIAERTSARANRNFARADEIRDLLADRGIVLEDTPQGIRWRRK; encoded by the coding sequence GTGAAACTCAAAATTTACGACAGCATGACTAGAGCGCCGCAGACGTTCGTGCCGCGTGAGCCGGGAAAAGTAAATATGTATGTATGCGGACCGACTGTATACGACTATATCCATATTGGAAATGCACGTCCGGTTATTTTCTTTGATGTCGTTCGACGTTATTTGGAGGCTATTGGCTTAGAGGTTAATTACATCGTTAATTACACGGATGTAGATGACAAAATGATCCGCAAAGCTAATGAGCTTGGCATTACAGTGCCAGAGCTGGCTGAACGTTTTATATTGGCGTTTAAGGAGGATCGGGCTGCGCTTGGTGCTCACGACCCGACCATTTCACCACGGGTAACGGAGAACATAACAGAAATCGTGACATTCATCGAAAGCTTAGTCGAGAAGGGATCTGCTTATGAAAGCGGCGGAGACGTCTATTTCCGTACGGGATCATTCCCGGAATACGGTAAGCTTTCTCATAAAAACCTCGATGAATTGCAATATGGTATCCGTATAGATGTCGATGAGCGCAAAGAAAATCCACAGGACTTCGTGCTCTGGAAGACGGCTAAGCCGGGAGAAATTCATTGGCCAAGTCCATGGGGCGAGGGGCGTCCTGGATGGCATATCGAGTGCTCTGCGATGGTGCACAAGTATGCTGGTAATACCCTGGATATCCATGGAGGCGGACATGATTTGCAATTCCCTCATCACGAGTGTGAGATTGCACAATCTGAATCCTTGACGGGTCAGCCCTTGTCGCGCTACTGGATGCACAATGGCTTCGTAAACATTAACAATGAGAAGATGTCTAAATCATTGGGCAATGGTATTAACGTACGGCAATTGCTCAAGAAGACAAGTAAATATACGATTCGTTATTTAATGCTGGCAACTCATTACCGTAGTCCACTTAATTTTAGTGACGAAACCATTCGTCAGGCTACGAACAGCATTGAGCGGTTGACGAATTGCCGGGACAATGTCCGTCATCGTCTCTCCTCTGTTGCGACGGGCACGCTTGCCTTAGCAGGTGATGAAGCGTTGAAGCAAAGGCTTGATAAGCTGAAAGAGGAATTCCACTCCCGTATGGAGGACGACTTTAGCACACCAGATGCGATAACAGCTTGGTTTGGTCTTGTCACGGAAGTGAATACTTATTTACAGCGTGAGGCGGTAAGTGAGTCAGATTTATTACTGATTCTAACACGCATCGAAGAGATGAACGGTGTTTTAGGACTGCTACCGCAAATCGAAGAAGCTGGCTTGTTGGATGAGGAAGTGGATTCGCTGATTGCAGAGCGAACGTCGGCACGGGCTAATCGTAATTTCGCACGGGCGGATGAAATCCGAGATTTGTTAGCGGATCGTGGAATTGTGTTGGAGGATACACCTCAAGGCATTCGTTGGCGGCGCAAATGA
- the cysE gene encoding serine O-acetyltransferase, with amino-acid sequence MWRTVKSDIEAVFENDPAARSWFEVVFTYAGLHAIWSHRIAHFFYRHRLFSVARVISQVSRFFTGIEIHPGARIGSKLFIDHGMGVVIGETCEIGDEVIIYQGVTLGGTGKEKGKRHPTIGNRVVIASGAKVLGSFTVGGNSNIGANSVVLREIPPNSTVVGIPGRVVKRNGMKIGDRLDHTNLPDPLIETFRLMQKEINELKSEIERLKANETNGNNEPVALLANDSKRS; translated from the coding sequence ATGTGGAGAACGGTCAAATCCGATATAGAAGCAGTATTCGAGAACGATCCTGCTGCCAGAAGCTGGTTCGAAGTAGTATTTACGTATGCAGGTTTACATGCGATTTGGTCTCATCGCATCGCCCATTTCTTTTATCGCCATCGGTTATTTTCAGTCGCCCGAGTGATTTCCCAAGTGAGTCGATTTTTCACGGGAATTGAGATTCACCCCGGAGCTCGTATTGGGAGTAAACTGTTCATAGATCACGGCATGGGCGTCGTTATCGGCGAAACGTGCGAGATCGGTGATGAGGTTATTATTTATCAAGGGGTAACGCTTGGCGGAACAGGGAAAGAAAAGGGGAAGCGCCATCCGACAATAGGTAATCGTGTCGTTATCGCTTCTGGCGCGAAGGTGCTTGGATCGTTTACAGTAGGAGGTAACTCTAATATTGGGGCAAACTCGGTTGTACTTAGAGAAATACCACCCAATAGTACGGTTGTCGGTATTCCTGGACGTGTTGTAAAGCGTAATGGCATGAAGATCGGCGACCGGCTTGACCATACGAACCTGCCGGATCCGCTTATTGAAACCTTCCGACTCATGCAGAAGGAAATTAACGAGCTAAAATCAGAGATCGAGCGTCTCAAAGCCAATGAAACGAACGGGAACAATGAACCCGTAGCCCTCTTGGCTAATGATAGTAAAAGGAGCTAA
- the gltX gene encoding glutamate--tRNA ligase, whose protein sequence is MSTKVRVRYAPSPTGNLHIGNARTAIFNYLFARHHGGDFIIRIEDTDVKRNIAGGEESQLTYLKWLGVDWDESIDRLGEYGPYRQTERLDIYRTHTQQLLDQKLAYRCYCNEEELEREREEQTERGETPKYSGKCRNLTPDEQSKLADEGRIPSVRFTVPTDHVYTFQDTVKGEISFRSDDFGDFVIVKKDGIPTYNYAVAVDDHLMAITHVLRGEDHITNTPRQLMVYEAFGWTPPQFGHMTLIVNDQRKKLSKRDESIVQFIQQYDELGYLPEALFNFITLLGWSPEGEEEIYSREQLIEIFNENRLSKSPAVFDTAKLSWLNQHYMKLAEPERIIQLCIPHLKSAGRLPQEPSEQDLVWATALVTLFRDHLRFGAEIVPLSDLFFQEVPELNDEAAIVMKEETVPTVLSAFRSNIDAASEQDFTIDNIKAWIKAVQVATGVKGKGLFMPIRIALTGQMHGPDLNGTIWLLGRNEVLKRLAN, encoded by the coding sequence ATGTCGACTAAGGTTCGAGTAAGATACGCACCAAGCCCGACGGGCAATCTACATATTGGTAATGCGCGTACAGCCATTTTTAACTACCTATTCGCACGCCACCATGGTGGTGATTTTATTATCCGTATCGAAGACACAGACGTTAAAAGAAATATAGCAGGCGGGGAAGAAAGTCAGCTAACTTATCTGAAATGGCTTGGTGTCGATTGGGATGAAAGCATCGATCGTCTAGGTGAGTATGGTCCTTACCGTCAAACTGAGCGTCTTGATATTTACCGAACGCATACTCAGCAATTGCTTGATCAGAAGCTAGCCTACCGTTGCTATTGCAATGAAGAGGAGCTGGAGCGGGAGCGCGAGGAGCAAACGGAACGCGGTGAAACTCCGAAGTACTCTGGGAAATGTCGTAACCTAACTCCCGACGAGCAAAGCAAGCTTGCAGACGAAGGAAGAATTCCAAGCGTGCGTTTTACGGTTCCGACTGACCACGTTTATACGTTTCAGGATACGGTCAAAGGAGAAATTTCCTTCCGTTCTGACGACTTCGGTGATTTCGTCATCGTGAAGAAGGACGGTATTCCGACCTATAATTATGCTGTTGCAGTGGATGATCATCTGATGGCTATAACGCATGTATTGCGTGGTGAAGACCATATTACGAACACGCCTCGTCAGCTAATGGTTTATGAAGCGTTTGGATGGACGCCTCCTCAGTTCGGTCATATGACACTAATCGTTAATGATCAACGCAAGAAGCTGTCCAAACGTGACGAGTCCATCGTTCAATTCATTCAGCAATATGACGAATTAGGCTATCTGCCTGAAGCTCTATTTAACTTTATTACTTTGCTTGGCTGGTCTCCGGAAGGGGAAGAGGAGATTTATTCCCGAGAGCAGCTAATTGAGATCTTTAACGAGAACCGTCTCTCCAAGAGCCCGGCTGTATTCGATACAGCGAAGCTAAGCTGGTTAAACCAACACTACATGAAGCTTGCTGAGCCGGAGCGTATCATCCAGCTTTGCATTCCACACTTGAAATCAGCAGGTCGCCTTCCGCAGGAGCCAAGCGAGCAAGATTTGGTGTGGGCTACGGCTTTAGTCACCTTGTTCCGCGATCATCTAAGATTCGGAGCTGAGATTGTACCTCTATCTGATTTATTTTTCCAAGAGGTTCCGGAGCTGAACGATGAAGCTGCAATCGTGATGAAAGAGGAGACGGTACCTACTGTGTTGAGCGCATTCCGGAGCAATATAGATGCCGCTTCTGAACAAGACTTCACTATCGATAATATCAAAGCGTGGATTAAAGCAGTCCAAGTCGCAACTGGCGTAAAAGGTAAAGGGCTATTCATGCCAATACGTATCGCACTCACGGGTCAAATGCATGGACCGGACTTGAACGGAACGATTTGGCTGCTAGGAAGAAATGAAGTGTTGAAGCGCCTCGCGAATTAA
- the ispF gene encoding 2-C-methyl-D-erythritol 2,4-cyclodiphosphate synthase — translation MIRVGQGFDVHQLVEGRPCIIGGVNIPYEKGLLGHSDADVLLHTISDAILGALALGDIGKHFPDTDPEFKDADSVKLLVHVWGLAKERGYKLGNADATIIAQAPKMAPYIPAMVTVIAKALECEESQVNVKATTTERLGFPGRGEGIASQAVVLLVKA, via the coding sequence ATGATTAGAGTGGGACAAGGCTTCGATGTTCACCAGCTGGTGGAAGGACGTCCGTGCATTATCGGCGGTGTTAACATTCCATATGAAAAAGGGTTACTAGGACATTCCGATGCAGATGTGCTTCTTCACACGATAAGCGATGCCATTCTCGGGGCTCTTGCCCTTGGAGATATCGGAAAGCACTTTCCAGATACCGATCCGGAATTCAAAGACGCAGATAGCGTCAAATTACTAGTGCATGTATGGGGACTGGCTAAGGAGCGAGGCTACAAGCTCGGTAACGCTGACGCGACAATTATCGCGCAAGCGCCGAAGATGGCGCCATACATCCCGGCGATGGTTACTGTTATTGCCAAAGCGCTTGAATGTGAGGAATCCCAAGTCAACGTAAAAGCGACAACTACTGAACGTTTAGGCTTTCCCGGTCGGGGTGAAGGTATCGCCTCGCAGGCGGTTGTTCTGTTGGTGAAGGCATAA
- the ispD gene encoding 2-C-methyl-D-erythritol 4-phosphate cytidylyltransferase — MDWGAVVVAAGRGTRMGAADNKPYLELAGRTVLAHTLEAFEQCSAVTSIILVVSSGEQQKAGEIIRLEGFRKISLIIPGGAERQDSVYAGLAALHTEGVLVHDAARPLVTAKQITACCKAAEEHGASALAVPVKDTIKVSDGNGFIIATPERRTLWSVQTPQAFWRVELMDAHRQAREESAAATDDAMLLERLGRKVAIVEGDYANIKITTPEDLPIAELLLARRMGEE; from the coding sequence ATGGACTGGGGAGCTGTCGTGGTTGCGGCAGGGCGAGGCACTCGTATGGGAGCTGCCGATAATAAGCCCTACCTTGAGCTTGCCGGTCGGACAGTGCTTGCTCATACGCTTGAAGCATTTGAGCAATGCTCAGCTGTAACATCTATTATTTTAGTTGTTTCATCGGGTGAGCAGCAGAAAGCTGGCGAGATAATCAGGCTTGAAGGGTTTCGGAAAATATCATTGATCATACCGGGCGGCGCAGAGCGGCAGGATAGTGTATATGCAGGTTTGGCGGCATTACATACGGAAGGTGTATTAGTCCATGATGCAGCTAGACCATTAGTAACTGCTAAGCAGATTACCGCATGCTGTAAGGCTGCGGAAGAACATGGTGCATCCGCACTAGCCGTTCCTGTTAAAGATACAATTAAAGTTTCGGATGGTAACGGGTTTATTATTGCAACTCCGGAACGTAGGACGCTGTGGAGTGTACAGACTCCGCAGGCTTTTTGGCGTGTAGAGCTTATGGATGCGCATCGCCAGGCGCGGGAGGAAAGCGCAGCAGCAACAGATGATGCTATGCTTCTGGAGAGATTAGGGCGTAAGGTTGCAATTGTCGAAGGTGATTATGCCAATATTAAAATTACGACGCCAGAGGATCTGCCTATTGCAGAGCTTCTGCTGGCAAGGCGTATGGGGGAGGAATAG
- a CDS encoding PIN/TRAM domain-containing protein — MIMKRVIQIVGLVLGALLGQAMSTWQIASEASWMGSMLGASTGGGGSFSAVVGACTGFLLATAFAAPLTRALQRGIDRLSNYPMSELLSGLVGLTFGLALSSFLYPFMTDIPHVGQILAAITALTLGYTGLKIGMYKKDEVGDWLRTRRSVEIPKNEGPRYEEHKILDTSVIIDGRIADICKTGFIEGTLVIPEFVLEELQHIADSSDLLKRNRGRRGLDILNKIQKELDVRVLIYEDANDEPGEVDSKLVKLAKAMQGKVVTNDFNLNKVCELQGVSVLNINDLANAVKPVVLPGEEIVVQVIKDGKEHGQGVAYLDDGTMIVVEGGREFIGTTMEVLVTSVLQTSAGRMIFAKPKLLEKAL; from the coding sequence ATGATAATGAAGAGAGTTATCCAGATCGTCGGCTTAGTACTAGGTGCTTTGCTAGGTCAAGCAATGTCAACTTGGCAGATAGCATCTGAGGCGTCATGGATGGGTTCGATGTTAGGTGCTTCAACTGGTGGAGGAGGATCCTTCAGTGCAGTTGTAGGGGCATGCACAGGATTTTTACTCGCAACGGCTTTCGCTGCTCCGCTTACACGTGCTTTACAGCGTGGAATTGATAGACTGTCCAATTATCCTATGTCAGAGCTTCTATCCGGTTTGGTAGGTTTGACCTTTGGTCTTGCACTTTCTTCCTTCCTGTATCCTTTTATGACGGATATTCCGCATGTGGGGCAAATATTGGCAGCCATTACGGCGCTTACGCTCGGGTATACGGGACTTAAGATTGGCATGTATAAAAAGGACGAGGTCGGAGATTGGCTCCGGACACGCAGAAGTGTAGAAATTCCGAAAAATGAGGGACCCCGGTATGAGGAACACAAAATTTTAGACACAAGCGTTATCATTGACGGTCGTATTGCAGATATATGCAAAACGGGTTTTATTGAAGGGACATTAGTTATACCTGAATTCGTACTAGAAGAGCTTCAGCATATCGCGGATTCATCTGATTTGCTTAAGCGCAATAGAGGACGGAGGGGACTAGACATCCTTAATAAAATTCAGAAGGAGCTAGACGTCAGAGTACTTATTTACGAAGATGCGAATGATGAGCCTGGAGAGGTTGACAGTAAGCTCGTTAAGCTAGCAAAGGCGATGCAGGGTAAAGTGGTTACTAATGACTTTAACTTGAATAAAGTGTGCGAGCTGCAAGGAGTTTCTGTGCTAAATATTAATGATTTGGCTAATGCGGTTAAGCCTGTCGTGCTTCCTGGAGAAGAAATTGTTGTTCAGGTTATTAAGGACGGCAAGGAGCATGGGCAAGGTGTGGCCTATTTGGATGATGGCACAATGATTGTGGTAGAAGGCGGAAGGGAATTCATCGGAACTACGATGGAGGTGCTGGTCACAAGTGTGCTTCAGACATCTGCTGGCCGGATGATTTTCGCTAAGCCTAAGCTATTGGAAAAAGCGCTCTAA
- a CDS encoding nucleoside triphosphate pyrophosphohydrolase family protein: protein MGAPTLQEFQSQVSELLLRHRSLLDVVTKYSQSNASVNRAVSKSITECGCIELTARNQGFSEEMPLDQANRQSKSHMEGNLCEQCREVIRSEMGKNLFYMSAMCNLLDISLEEVVTKEADKCSTLGWFNLT, encoded by the coding sequence ATGGGCGCACCTACGCTCCAGGAGTTTCAGAGTCAGGTGTCGGAATTATTGCTCCGTCATCGTAGTCTGCTTGACGTCGTTACGAAGTACAGTCAATCCAATGCATCTGTCAACCGGGCCGTATCCAAATCCATCACAGAGTGCGGATGTATCGAGCTAACTGCTAGAAACCAAGGGTTTTCCGAGGAGATGCCGCTTGACCAAGCGAATCGCCAATCGAAATCCCACATGGAGGGCAACCTCTGTGAGCAATGTCGCGAGGTTATTCGTAGTGAGATGGGCAAGAATCTGTTCTACATGTCAGCCATGTGCAACCTGCTGGACATCAGCCTTGAAGAAGTCGTCACCAAAGAAGCTGACAAATGCTCTACGCTGGGCTGGTTTAACTTAACTTAA